One Capsicum annuum cultivar UCD-10X-F1 chromosome 2, UCD10Xv1.1, whole genome shotgun sequence genomic window carries:
- the LOC107858824 gene encoding putative glucose-6-phosphate 1-epimerase, with protein sequence MSSNIIHDADGSPSRIVLKEHTGSTAEVLFQGGQVVSWKNERREELLFRSNKTLWKPPKAIRGGIPISFPQFGTFGSLERHGFARNRVWSLDSSPSPLPAANSQSTVDLILKSTEEDLKIWPHRFELRLRISLSAGKLTLIPRVRNIDNKPFSFTFSLRNYLSVSDISEVRVEGLETLDYFDNLQQGERYTEQADAITFDSETDRVYLSTPTKTAIIDHEKKRTYVLLKEGMADAVVWNPWDKKAKSLPDLGDEDYKKMLCVDSAAVETPIILKPSEEWKGRQELSTVSSSYCSGQLDPRRVIYGP encoded by the exons atgtcgTCGAACATAATTCACGACGCCGATGGATCGCCTTCGCGAATCGTATTGAAGGAACATACTGGATCAACTGCTGAG GTGCTTTTTCAAGGTGGCCAGGTTGTTTCCTGGAAGAATGAACGAAGAGAAGAACTGCTGTTCAGGAGTAATAAG ACCCTGTGGAAACCTCCAAAAGCAATCAGAGGGGGAATTCCTATCAGCTTCCCACAG TTTGGAACTTTTGGTTCTTTAGAGCGACATGGTTTTGCAAGAAACAGAGTGTGGTCATTGGACAGTTCTCCTTCTCCTCTACCTGCAGCAAACAGTCAGTCAACTGTCGATCTCATCTTGAAATCCACAGAAGAGGATCTGAAGATTTGGCCGCATAG GTTTGAGCTGCGGCTACGTATTTCTCTCAGTGCTGGCAAGCTGACTTTGATCCCTCGTGTGAGGAATATAGATAACAAGCCATTCTCATTCACGTTCTCTTTGCGTAATTATTTGTCTGTTTCTGATATCAG TGAAGTGCGGGTTGAGGGCTTGGAGACACTTGACTACTTCGATAATTTGCAGCAGGGAGAAAGGTACACAGAGCAGGCAGATGCAATTACATTTGATAGTGAG ACTGATAGGGTATATCTGAGCACACCAACAAAAACAGCCATAATAGACCACGAGAAAAAGAGAACTTATGTCCTTCTGAAAGAAGGGATGGCAGATGCTG TTGTTTGGAATCCTTGGGACAAAAAGGCCAAGTCTCTTCCAGATTTAGGTGATGAAGATTACAAGAAAATGCTCTGTGTGGATTCTGCTGCTGTTGAAACTCCGATTATCTTAAAACCCTCTGAGGAGTGGAAGGGGCGGCAAGAGCTCTCTACGGTATCTTCAAGTTATTGCAGTGGGCAATTGGACCCTAGGAGAGTTATTTATGGTCCATGA
- the LOC107861049 gene encoding chalcone isomerase-like protein 1, whose translation MPSTMEDVTAKIDAVEIDPKSGLALKSTMDKEKVSEGEPKTTETTQEKPNEAKSDPEKEPNGATFKEEEVPVEVEPKTGVSFVVRVEDGKQLKAVGLRKKSMLGMGIKIYGFGIYADDEKLKDLMRSKIGKAPSKPTKEMYQMVIDSDFGMMVRLVIVFSNLTMSMVRKNFDEGLGAAIKKLTGGKNEELTKKIMGEASDDIKLNSGSVIEISRLPGYVLQTKVKGETVSKVESELLCRAFIYMYLGDDPFDKEAKERFGASMLSLF comes from the exons ATGCCGAGCACCATGGAAGATGTCACTGCCAAGATTGATGCAGTTGAAATCGACCCCAAGAGTGGTCTTGCTTTGAAGTCAACAATGGACAAGGAGAAGGTGAGTGAAGGTGAACCAAAGACTACAGAAACAACACAAGAGAAGCCTAACGAAGCCAAAAGTGATCCGGAGAAAGAACCTAATGGTGCAACTTTCAAAGAGGAAGAAGTTCCTGTTGAGGTTGAGCCTAAAACTGGAGTTTCTTTTGTTGTCAGAGTTGAAGATGGGAAGCAGTTGAAAGCTGTAGGTTTAAGGAAGAAGAGCATGCTTGGCATGGGCATTAAAATCTATGGCTTTG GAATATATGCAGACGATGAGAAATTGAAAGACCTTATGCGATCCAAGATTGGGAAAGCACCATCAAAACCAACAAAGGAGATGTATCAAATGGTGATTGATAGTGATTTTGGAATGATGGTGCGGCTGGTAATTGTTTTCTCTAACCTAACCATGAGCATGGTAAGAAAGAACTTTGACGAAGGCCTTGGAGCTGCCATCAAGAAGCTCACTGGTGGGAAGAACGAAGAGCTCACGAAGAA GATCATGGGTGAAGCCTCTGATGACATAAAGCTGAATTCTGGTTCTGTAATTGAGATTTCAAGGCTCCCAGGATATGTTCTTCAGACCAAAG TAAAGGGTGAGACCGTGAGCAAGGTGGAAAGTGAACTACTCTGCAGGGCCTTCATCTACATGTATTTGGGTGATGATCCCTTTGACAAAGAAGCCAAGGAGAGGTTCGGGGCATCCATGCTCTCTCTGTTCTAG